GTAATAATTACTCCAAATATAGCTGGTATTACATTTGCAAGCATAACACTAGATAAGTCAACGTTAAAATTACTTGCTGCTGCCAATGTATTTGGGTTAGGAGATATAATATTACCAGCTTTACCTCCCCCAAGTGCTGCAAGTAGTATTGCTAGTTTAGAGTATCCAAGTTTATTTCCCATAGCCATTCCTATTGGCCCTACAGTAAGGACTACTACGTCTAAGTCAACACCAACGCCTGCCAAGATCATAGAAGATAGGACTATTCCAAGTATTGCTTTTTTTAATCCTAGTAATCTAATAATCTCTTCTGAAATTTTATCAACTGCGCCTGTTTTTATAAGTGTTGCTGCTAAGAATCCTGATGTCATAACTCTAAGTATTGCAGGAGCCATAGACTTCCCACCATCAGCCATATACGTTATGGTGTCCACTAAATTTGAGCCACCTATTAAGCCCCCGACTAAAGCTCCAAATACCAAACAGTAAAATGGCTCAAACCTTTTTATAATGAGTATAATTGCAACTAATAACCCAATGATTGCTCCAGTAGTTGTTATTGGCACAACCATCACTCCCCTCTATAATGTTTACACCTCTTGATGTTTATATTGATTGTATATAATTTAAACAAATGTGTCAAATATAATTTAATTAATTAAATGTGATTTAACTTTGTTTGTGAAATATTTCTATGTTATAATTAAAATCATTAAGTTAAAAATTATAATTATTTGAAATAAATTTTTTGGAGGTATTAATGTCTGAAATAAATATAGGTGAAAAAATATCACAGATAAGAAAAAGTAAAGACCTAAGTGTAAGGGATTTATCAAAATTATGTGGAGTTACTGCTTCTATGCTAAGTCAGATAGAAAGAGGAATCGCAAATCCATCTGTGAACTCTTTAAAATCTATTGCATCTGCACTTAACGTGCCATTATTTACATTTTTTACATCAGAAGTTTCTAAAAAAGATATGATAGTTAGAAAAGAAAATAGAAAAAAAGTAATACTTCCTGGAAGTGATGATGTTGTTTATGATGTATTAGCTCCAGACCTTACTAGTGACTTGGAGTTTGCAATTATGAGTTTATCTCCTGGGTCGGTATCTAGTAGTGAAAATATTCAACACAAAGGGTATGAAATTGCATACTTGCTAGAGGGTGAAGTAGATTTATATTTAGATGATGAAAAGTTTACATTATATCAAGGTGATAGTGTTAAGACTCCAGCAGGTGTAAAGCATCGTTGGGAGAACAAAT
This is a stretch of genomic DNA from Paraclostridium bifermentans. It encodes these proteins:
- a CDS encoding helix-turn-helix domain-containing protein, with amino-acid sequence MSEINIGEKISQIRKSKDLSVRDLSKLCGVTASMLSQIERGIANPSVNSLKSIASALNVPLFTFFTSEVSKKDMIVRKENRKKVILPGSDDVVYDVLAPDLTSDLEFAIMSLSPGSVSSSENIQHKGYEIAYLLEGEVDLYLDDEKFTLYQGDSVKTPAGVKHRWENKSNSNAKVIFAVIL